From the Ferrigenium kumadai genome, one window contains:
- a CDS encoding 2-oxoacid:acceptor oxidoreductase family protein — MFNKLKLFKSTEAGAGADGARTKVKYPGTRDAIDGNTAVILVEREASQGAGAYPITPSTQMGEYWAEEVAKGHLNAAGKPLIFVEPESEHAAAGVTAGLSMTGLRAVNFTSSQGLAFMHESLYSAVGKRLPYVLNLGCRAITKASLNVHCAHDDYHCADDTGFIQVMAKNAQEAADLNMIARKTAEFALTPAIVAQDGFLTTHLIEPMLVPEKELIAEYLGDADDIIDTPTPAQQMLYGPKRRRVPSNWDVDNPMQTGVVQNQDAYMQAVAAQRPYFFDHIPALFDKNAEEFQALTGRSYKRVDAYRCDDADYILLGQGSMTVQAAAVADWLREHRKIKVGVINITMFRPFPGDLLGQVLKGKKGVAVLERTDQPLSEDLPLMREVRSTISKCVENGREISHDGYAAYESAKDMPSLYSGCYGLGSRDLQPEGLIAAVENMLPGAAHRKFYYLSVDFVRDESANPKQEIRQQELQTAYPGIKDLALRGSENPNLLPKGAIAVRMHSIGGWGAVTTGKNLAMTLFELLGWDIKANPKYGSEKKGQPTTYYLSAAPEPIRINCEYTHVDVVMSPDPQVFGHTNAVEGLSQGGVFIIQSNLDSAEALWETFPMRTQQYIVDNKIRVFYLDAFKIAREESSNPDLQLRMQGNAFQGAFFHASDVKDRAGLSEETLFTAIENQLEAKFGKKGKRIVEDNLRVVRRGYEELHEIAPEQMKVGQRAKAAAKPAPSLPVMLKSMPEGDGGLADIHRFWEQTGSFYMKGEGSDNLVDPFIGLSVIPAVTGVYRDMTGVRFEHPEWNAENCTACGECFTQCPDSAIPGLVSTTTDVLNTAIQKIEIGGRPTRFLRKFSRVIDKKLRNALDKDGLDVRALLSNAITEAFAEDPTQGEDRGRLEAELNLLRETIGGFKFATTKPYWTQKEKKEKGAGGLFSITINPYTCKGCALCVDVCSDNALTMVTQTTESVEAMRDDWSFWLDLPTTPQQFSRIDDLDEKVGALETLLLDKHNYMSMVSGDGACLGCGEKGSIHLFTSTVTALMQPRVKKFVAKLDKLIGELENHIRLKLSSTVDLTDTQALMQAIQANKGHDLTLANLSESLLEKQAGQPIDPQWLRRVTQMLEKLKDLRWRYMEGPSKKGRAEMGVVNSTGCTSVWASTFPFNPYPFPWTSHLFQDSPSVAMGVFEGHMAKMVEGFKTVRQVEMELAGGYEPSENDKFFARFNWEQLSDEEWHLCPPVVAMGGDGAMFDIGFQNLSRALMSGKPVKILIVDTQVYSNTGGQACTSGFISQVADMSPYGASKQGKTEKRKEISVIGMAHRTSFVMQGSLSNVTHLLESFIDGLNSRRPALFNVYAVCPPEHGVGDNSAVAQSKMAVESRAFPLFRYNPDLGVTFSECATLEGNPSLDSDWVSYNLEYVDETGAKKSMTLPMTFADFALSEGRFAKQFKKAPPETWNDEQVLLGDFLKLSEDERDGKFPFIWSVDKKNRLMRVLVSAEMVRSCEERMQFWQQLKDVAGLGRAAGAADETAIANRVRQELIQKLSEGLGISSSDAPQPVAAAPAASAEGYEAAWVDTPECTACDECININPKVFGYDETKKVIILNPKAGSFLDLVKAAEKCTAGVIHPGTPWNLSEPNLDKLKQRAAKFN; from the coding sequence ATGTTCAACAAACTCAAACTGTTCAAATCGACCGAGGCCGGCGCAGGCGCCGACGGCGCTCGCACCAAGGTCAAGTATCCCGGCACGCGCGACGCCATCGACGGCAACACAGCCGTGATCCTGGTGGAGCGCGAGGCTTCGCAGGGCGCGGGCGCTTATCCCATCACGCCATCCACACAGATGGGCGAGTACTGGGCGGAAGAGGTCGCCAAGGGCCACCTCAACGCGGCAGGCAAACCGCTGATCTTCGTCGAGCCGGAATCGGAACATGCCGCTGCGGGCGTCACCGCCGGCCTGTCGATGACCGGTCTGCGCGCGGTGAACTTCACCTCGTCCCAAGGCCTGGCCTTCATGCACGAGTCGCTGTATTCCGCCGTCGGCAAGCGCCTGCCCTATGTGCTGAACCTCGGTTGCCGTGCCATCACCAAGGCATCGCTGAACGTGCACTGCGCACACGACGACTATCACTGTGCCGACGACACCGGCTTCATCCAAGTGATGGCGAAGAACGCGCAGGAAGCTGCCGACCTCAACATGATCGCGCGCAAGACCGCCGAGTTCGCGCTGACCCCGGCCATCGTGGCGCAGGACGGCTTCCTCACCACGCACCTGATCGAGCCCATGCTAGTGCCGGAGAAGGAACTGATCGCCGAATATCTGGGCGATGCCGACGACATCATCGATACGCCGACGCCCGCGCAGCAGATGCTGTACGGCCCGAAGCGCCGCCGCGTGCCCTCCAACTGGGATGTGGACAATCCGATGCAGACCGGCGTGGTGCAGAACCAGGACGCCTACATGCAGGCCGTGGCCGCACAGCGTCCGTACTTCTTCGACCATATCCCCGCGCTGTTCGACAAGAACGCCGAAGAATTCCAGGCGCTGACCGGCCGCAGTTACAAGCGCGTCGATGCTTATCGTTGCGACGATGCCGACTACATCCTGCTCGGCCAGGGCAGCATGACGGTGCAGGCCGCTGCCGTCGCCGACTGGCTGCGCGAGCATCGCAAGATCAAGGTGGGCGTGATCAACATCACCATGTTCCGCCCCTTCCCCGGCGACCTGCTGGGCCAGGTGCTGAAAGGCAAGAAGGGCGTAGCCGTGCTGGAACGCACCGACCAGCCGCTGTCGGAAGACCTGCCGCTGATGCGCGAAGTGCGTTCCACCATTTCCAAATGCGTCGAGAACGGCAGAGAGATTTCTCATGACGGTTATGCCGCCTACGAAAGTGCCAAGGACATGCCGTCGCTGTACTCCGGCTGTTACGGCCTGGGTTCGCGCGACCTGCAACCGGAAGGCCTGATCGCCGCCGTGGAGAACATGCTGCCCGGCGCTGCGCACCGCAAGTTCTATTACCTGTCCGTGGATTTCGTGCGCGACGAGTCGGCCAATCCCAAGCAGGAGATACGCCAGCAGGAACTGCAGACCGCCTATCCCGGCATCAAGGACCTCGCCCTGCGCGGCTCCGAGAATCCCAACCTGCTGCCCAAGGGCGCTATCGCCGTGCGCATGCACTCGATCGGCGGCTGGGGCGCGGTGACCACCGGCAAGAACCTGGCGATGACGCTGTTCGAACTGCTAGGCTGGGACATCAAGGCCAATCCGAAATACGGCTCGGAGAAGAAGGGCCAGCCGACCACCTACTATCTGTCGGCCGCACCCGAGCCCATCCGCATCAACTGCGAATACACCCACGTCGACGTGGTGATGTCGCCGGACCCGCAGGTGTTCGGGCACACCAACGCGGTAGAAGGCCTGAGCCAGGGCGGCGTGTTCATCATCCAGAGCAACCTGGACAGTGCCGAGGCGCTGTGGGAGACCTTCCCGATGCGCACGCAGCAATACATCGTCGACAACAAGATCCGCGTGTTCTATCTCGACGCGTTCAAGATCGCGCGCGAAGAATCCAGCAATCCCGACCTGCAGCTGCGCATGCAGGGCAACGCCTTCCAGGGCGCGTTCTTCCATGCATCCGACGTGAAGGATCGCGCCGGCCTGAGCGAGGAGACCCTGTTCACCGCCATCGAGAACCAGCTCGAAGCCAAGTTCGGCAAGAAGGGCAAGCGCATCGTCGAGGACAACCTGCGCGTGGTGCGTCGCGGCTACGAGGAGCTGCACGAGATCGCACCGGAACAGATGAAAGTCGGCCAGCGCGCAAAGGCGGCAGCCAAACCTGCGCCCAGCCTGCCCGTCATGCTGAAGTCCATGCCCGAAGGTGACGGCGGTCTTGCCGACATCCATCGCTTCTGGGAGCAGACCGGCAGCTTCTACATGAAGGGCGAGGGCTCGGACAACCTGGTCGATCCGTTCATCGGCCTGTCGGTTATCCCAGCCGTGACCGGCGTATACCGCGACATGACGGGCGTGCGCTTCGAGCATCCGGAATGGAATGCAGAAAACTGCACGGCCTGCGGCGAATGCTTCACGCAGTGCCCGGACAGCGCGATCCCCGGTTTGGTCTCGACCACCACCGACGTGCTCAACACCGCGATCCAGAAGATCGAGATCGGCGGACGTCCGACGCGTTTTCTGCGCAAGTTCAGCCGCGTCATCGACAAGAAGCTGCGCAATGCACTGGATAAGGACGGGCTGGATGTGCGCGCGCTGCTTTCCAACGCCATCACCGAAGCCTTTGCCGAAGATCCCACGCAGGGAGAAGATCGCGGCCGTCTGGAAGCCGAACTGAACCTGCTGCGCGAAACCATCGGCGGCTTCAAGTTCGCCACCACCAAGCCGTACTGGACGCAGAAGGAGAAGAAGGAAAAGGGCGCCGGTGGCCTGTTCTCCATCACCATCAACCCCTACACCTGCAAGGGCTGCGCGCTGTGCGTGGACGTGTGTTCCGATAACGCTTTGACCATGGTCACGCAGACCACGGAGAGTGTGGAAGCGATGCGCGACGACTGGAGCTTCTGGCTCGACCTGCCGACCACGCCGCAGCAGTTCAGCCGCATCGACGACCTGGACGAGAAGGTCGGCGCGCTGGAGACGCTGCTGCTGGACAAGCACAACTACATGTCCATGGTCAGCGGCGACGGCGCGTGCCTGGGCTGCGGCGAGAAGGGTTCCATCCACCTGTTCACCAGCACCGTCACCGCGCTGATGCAGCCCCGCGTGAAGAAGTTCGTCGCCAAGCTCGACAAGCTGATCGGCGAGCTGGAGAACCACATCCGTCTGAAACTCAGCAGCACTGTCGATCTCACCGACACACAGGCACTGATGCAGGCAATACAGGCCAACAAGGGGCACGACCTGACGCTGGCGAACCTGTCGGAAAGCTTGCTGGAAAAACAGGCTGGCCAGCCCATCGACCCGCAATGGCTCCGCCGCGTGACGCAGATGCTGGAGAAACTCAAAGACCTGCGCTGGCGCTACATGGAAGGCCCGAGCAAGAAGGGCCGCGCCGAGATGGGCGTGGTGAACTCCACCGGTTGCACCTCGGTGTGGGCGTCGACCTTCCCGTTCAACCCGTATCCGTTCCCGTGGACTTCGCACCTGTTCCAGGATTCGCCGTCGGTTGCGATGGGCGTGTTCGAGGGTCACATGGCCAAGATGGTGGAAGGCTTCAAGACCGTGCGCCAGGTCGAGATGGAACTCGCGGGCGGATACGAGCCGAGCGAGAACGACAAGTTCTTCGCCCGTTTCAACTGGGAGCAGCTGAGCGATGAAGAATGGCACCTGTGCCCGCCCGTGGTGGCGATGGGCGGCGACGGCGCGATGTTCGACATCGGCTTCCAGAACCTGTCGCGTGCCTTGATGTCCGGCAAGCCGGTCAAGATCCTGATCGTCGATACGCAGGTGTACTCCAATACCGGCGGCCAGGCCTGCACCTCCGGCTTCATCAGCCAAGTGGCGGACATGTCGCCCTACGGCGCGAGCAAGCAAGGCAAGACCGAGAAGCGCAAGGAGATCAGCGTCATCGGCATGGCTCACCGCACTTCGTTCGTGATGCAAGGCTCACTGTCGAACGTCACGCACCTGCTGGAAAGCTTCATCGACGGCCTGAACAGCCGCCGCCCGGCGCTGTTCAACGTTTACGCGGTGTGCCCGCCGGAACACGGCGTGGGCGACAACAGCGCCGTGGCGCAAAGCAAGATGGCGGTCGAGTCGCGCGCCTTCCCGCTGTTCCGCTACAACCCGGATCTCGGCGTGACCTTCTCCGAGTGCGCGACGTTGGAAGGCAACCCGTCGCTGGATTCCGATTGGGTGAGCTACAACCTCGAGTATGTGGACGAGACCGGCGCGAAGAAGTCGATGACGCTGCCGATGACGTTCGCCGATTTCGCGCTGTCCGAAGGCCGCTTCGCAAAGCAGTTCAAGAAGGCGCCGCCGGAGACCTGGAACGACGAGCAGGTGCTGCTGGGCGATTTCCTGAAATTGTCCGAAGACGAGCGCGACGGCAAGTTCCCGTTCATCTGGTCCGTGGACAAGAAGAACCGTCTGATGCGCGTGCTGGTGTCGGCCGAGATGGTCCGTTCCTGCGAAGAGCGTATGCAGTTCTGGCAGCAACTCAAGGACGTGGCCGGCCTGGGCCGCGCTGCCGGTGCAGCCGATGAGACAGCCATCGCCAACCGCGTGCGCCAGGAACTGATCCAGAAGCTCTCCGAAGGCCTCGGCATCAGCTCCAGCGATGCGCCCCAGCCGGTTGCAGCCGCGCCCGCCGCATCTGCGGAAGGTTACGAGGCAGCATGGGTCGACACGCCGGAATGCACGGCTTGCGACGAATGTATCAACATCAACCCGAAAGTGTTTGGCTACGATGAAACGAAAAAAGTCATCATCCTCAACCCGAAGGCGGGCAGCTTCCTGGATCTCGTTAAAGCGGCGGAAAAATGCACTGCCGGTGTCATCCACCCCGGCACGCCCTGGAACCTGAGCGAGCCGAACCTGGACAAGCTCAAACAACGCGCGGCCAAGTTCAACTGA
- the rsxC gene encoding electron transport complex subunit RsxC, with the protein MRLPFFHRAATFEHGIHPVYHKETGALPIRRFPFAPKLIVPLSQHIGKPALCCVSVGQEVLRGEVIATADGTMSLPVHAPATGVVEAIGLMPAANGKMVESVTIRVYEADGQEVRVSAPRDIEAMDKEELLAAIQQTGISGLGGATFPAHVKLNPPADAVIDTLVVNGAECEPFLTCDHRVMVERTQDLIRGIRIAMKVSGAPRTVIGVEDNKPDAIAAIRAALPADGSITVQALETKYPQGAEDTIIYALLGREIPAGQRPASIGVLVNNVMTLAYLGRLLPAGEGMVERVLTVAGPAVKKPGNYIVPIGTPLRFVLEQAGARSSAKEIILGGPMMGMTVSSLDVPVTKGTSGVLAFAESTVEAQRTYACIKCGECVNVCPKFLNPSQLGLLAAKREYELMAEQFNLDRCFECGCCSYVCPSHIPLVQQFRIAKAVNREKAAA; encoded by the coding sequence ATGCGACTGCCATTCTTCCATCGCGCAGCGACCTTCGAGCACGGCATCCATCCGGTCTACCACAAGGAGACCGGGGCGCTGCCCATCCGCAGGTTCCCCTTCGCGCCTAAGCTGATCGTGCCGCTGTCGCAGCACATCGGCAAACCCGCCTTGTGTTGCGTGAGCGTCGGGCAGGAAGTGCTGCGCGGCGAAGTCATTGCCACCGCGGACGGCACGATGTCGCTGCCGGTGCATGCGCCCGCCACCGGCGTGGTGGAAGCGATCGGTCTGATGCCTGCGGCCAACGGCAAGATGGTGGAGTCGGTCACCATTCGCGTGTACGAGGCGGACGGTCAGGAAGTAAGGGTGAGTGCGCCTCGCGACATCGAGGCCATGGACAAGGAAGAACTGCTGGCCGCGATCCAGCAGACCGGCATCTCCGGTCTGGGCGGCGCGACCTTCCCCGCGCACGTCAAGCTCAATCCGCCTGCGGACGCGGTGATCGACACGCTGGTGGTGAACGGCGCGGAGTGCGAGCCATTCCTCACCTGCGACCACCGCGTGATGGTCGAGCGCACGCAGGACCTGATCCGCGGCATCCGCATCGCGATGAAGGTCAGCGGCGCGCCGCGCACGGTGATCGGCGTCGAGGACAACAAGCCGGACGCCATCGCAGCGATTCGTGCCGCATTGCCCGCCGACGGCAGCATCACTGTCCAGGCGCTGGAGACCAAATATCCGCAGGGTGCGGAAGACACCATCATCTATGCGTTGCTCGGCCGCGAGATACCCGCCGGGCAACGTCCCGCTTCCATCGGCGTGCTGGTGAACAACGTGATGACGCTGGCTTATCTCGGCCGCCTGCTGCCCGCGGGCGAGGGCATGGTCGAGCGCGTGCTGACCGTCGCGGGCCCAGCCGTGAAAAAGCCCGGCAACTACATCGTGCCCATCGGCACGCCGCTGCGCTTCGTGCTGGAACAGGCCGGTGCGCGCAGCAGCGCGAAGGAGATCATCCTCGGCGGCCCGATGATGGGCATGACCGTCTCATCGCTGGATGTGCCCGTCACCAAAGGGACATCCGGGGTGCTCGCTTTCGCCGAATCGACAGTTGAGGCGCAACGCACCTATGCCTGCATCAAGTGCGGCGAATGCGTGAACGTGTGCCCCAAATTCCTCAATCCCTCGCAACTGGGGCTGCTTGCCGCGAAGCGCGAATACGAGCTGATGGCCGAACAGTTCAATCTGGACCGCTGTTTCGAGTGCGGCTGCTGCAGCTATGTCTGCCCCTCGCACATCCCGCTGGTGCAGCAGTTCCGCATCGCGAAAGCGGTCAATAGAGAAAAGGCGGCAGCATGA
- a CDS encoding RnfABCDGE type electron transport complex subunit D translates to MSMELRTSPHLISDRSVERIMKHVVLSLLPICAFSVWQYGLSALALLLVVTATCLLTERLLNRASGQASTLNDWSATITGILLGLTLPPAFPLWMGVVAGFVAMAIGKALFGGLGNNVFNPALIGRAFVQAAFPVAITTWVPAFSAQRFSEFVPTTLTAPLMMPPDIVGWVKQQGVDAFTGATPLARWKFENVTASAHDLLTGVVTASAGETSAILILLCGLYLAARKFMDWRIPVAVLASAAFTAWMFQLYDPTHYPAPTFVLLSGGLMLGAVYMATDMATSPVTPVGVWIYGAVIGVVTVMIRYFGGLTEGVMYAILLGNALTPFIDRYTQPRVFGTRQRRKS, encoded by the coding sequence ATGAGTATGGAACTGAGAACTTCGCCGCACCTGATCAGCGACCGCAGCGTCGAACGCATCATGAAGCACGTGGTGCTGTCGCTGTTGCCGATCTGCGCCTTCTCGGTGTGGCAATACGGTTTGTCGGCGCTGGCCTTGCTGCTGGTCGTGACCGCGACCTGTCTGCTCACCGAGCGCCTGCTCAACCGCGCATCCGGTCAGGCGAGCACGCTGAACGACTGGAGCGCCACCATCACCGGCATCCTGCTGGGGCTGACGCTGCCGCCCGCTTTCCCGCTGTGGATGGGCGTGGTGGCCGGCTTCGTGGCAATGGCCATCGGCAAGGCGCTGTTCGGCGGCCTGGGCAATAACGTGTTCAACCCGGCGTTGATCGGCCGTGCCTTTGTGCAGGCCGCGTTCCCCGTCGCGATCACCACTTGGGTGCCTGCATTCTCCGCGCAGCGCTTCAGCGAGTTCGTCCCGACGACACTGACCGCGCCATTGATGATGCCCCCCGACATCGTCGGCTGGGTCAAGCAGCAAGGCGTGGATGCCTTCACCGGCGCGACGCCGCTGGCGCGCTGGAAGTTCGAGAACGTGACCGCCTCGGCGCATGACCTGCTGACGGGTGTGGTGACCGCTTCCGCCGGCGAGACTTCGGCCATCCTCATCCTGCTGTGCGGCCTGTACCTTGCCGCGCGCAAGTTCATGGACTGGCGCATCCCCGTCGCAGTGCTGGCTTCGGCTGCGTTCACCGCCTGGATGTTCCAGTTGTACGACCCGACCCACTATCCCGCGCCGACCTTCGTGTTGCTGTCCGGCGGCCTGATGCTGGGCGCGGTGTACATGGCGACCGACATGGCGACCTCGCCCGTGACGCCCGTGGGCGTGTGGATCTACGGCGCGGTGATCGGCGTGGTGACGGTGATGATCCGCTACTTCGGCGGCCTCACCGAAGGCGTGATGTACGCCATTCTGCTGGGCAACGCGCTGACACCGTTCATCGACCGATATACGCAGCCGCGCGTGTTCGGCACCCGTCAGCGGAGGAAATCATGA
- a CDS encoding FMN-binding protein: MSEPAQIQVTPGNKMIATMVLVASICGVLIVGAFESTQDAIADNKRITLERAVFKVLPGAASVREYVATTAGIQPLSGAVPEGGVKFYAAYDQAGALRGIAAEAAGKGYADTVRVLYGYDAKCQCIIGIGVVSMRETPGIGDKIITDQAFLKNFEALDVRVNTEMTALANAVKVVKHGTKTSPWQIDAIAGATVTSKAVGRGINESAQKLLPKLVPHIGELKP, encoded by the coding sequence ATGAGCGAACCGGCACAGATCCAGGTTACGCCCGGCAACAAGATGATCGCCACCATGGTGCTGGTCGCCAGCATCTGCGGCGTGCTCATCGTCGGGGCGTTCGAGAGCACACAGGATGCCATCGCCGACAACAAACGCATCACGCTGGAGCGCGCCGTTTTCAAGGTGCTGCCGGGTGCGGCGAGCGTGCGCGAATATGTGGCGACCACGGCCGGCATCCAGCCGCTTTCGGGTGCAGTGCCCGAAGGCGGCGTGAAGTTCTATGCCGCTTACGACCAGGCCGGAGCGCTGAGGGGCATCGCGGCCGAGGCGGCAGGAAAGGGTTATGCCGACACCGTGCGTGTGCTGTACGGCTATGACGCCAAGTGTCAATGCATCATCGGCATCGGCGTGGTGTCCATGCGCGAGACGCCGGGCATCGGCGACAAGATCATCACCGATCAGGCTTTCCTGAAGAACTTCGAGGCGCTCGATGTGCGCGTCAACACCGAGATGACGGCACTGGCGAACGCGGTGAAGGTCGTCAAGCACGGCACTAAGACCAGTCCGTGGCAGATCGATGCCATCGCGGGCGCCACCGTGACTTCCAAGGCGGTCGGGCGCGGCATCAACGAGAGCGCGCAGAAACTGTTGCCAAAACTGGTCCCACATATTGGGGAGTTGAAACCATGA
- the rsxE gene encoding electron transport complex subunit RsxE: MSLTKQADEGITFDTFMEGVWRQNPVFVMVLGMCPTLAVTVSAENAMSMGIATTFVLVSSCLLVSMIRNLVPKEVRIATYIVIIATFVTLVDYLIQAVSLKLYEALGAFIQLIVVNCIILGRAEAHASKNPPLKSVINALGMGVGFTIGLLALGATREILGAGKLFGISLFGEHFQPWVVMVLPPGGFFVLGGWLLLFSLLRSRKEARAEA; encoded by the coding sequence ATGAGCCTGACCAAACAAGCCGACGAAGGAATCACCTTCGACACCTTCATGGAAGGCGTGTGGCGCCAGAACCCTGTGTTCGTGATGGTGCTGGGCATGTGCCCGACCCTGGCCGTCACCGTGTCCGCGGAGAATGCCATGTCGATGGGTATCGCCACCACCTTCGTACTGGTCAGCTCCTGCCTGCTGGTTTCGATGATCCGCAACCTGGTGCCGAAGGAAGTGCGCATCGCCACCTACATCGTGATCATCGCCACCTTCGTGACGCTGGTGGATTACCTGATCCAGGCGGTGAGCCTGAAGCTGTACGAGGCGCTCGGCGCATTCATCCAGCTGATCGTGGTGAACTGCATCATCCTCGGCCGCGCCGAGGCGCATGCCTCGAAGAATCCTCCGCTGAAATCGGTGATCAATGCGCTGGGCATGGGTGTCGGTTTCACCATCGGTTTGCTCGCGCTGGGTGCAACGCGCGAGATCCTGGGGGCGGGTAAGCTGTTCGGCATCAGCCTGTTCGGCGAGCACTTTCAGCCCTGGGTGGTGATGGTGCTGCCGCCGGGCGGGTTCTTCGTGCTGGGCGGCTGGCTGCTGCTGTTCTCCCTGCTGCGCAGCCGCAAGGAAGCGAGGGCTGAAGCATGA
- a CDS encoding electron transport complex protein RnfA yields MNDSLSLIFISTLLANNFVLATFLGLCPFLGVSGRLGTAFPMGVATTFVMLVASLCAYGLNLLLSYFHLDFLRLIAYIVVIASSVQLVEMVMKKYSPALFRALGIYLPLITTNCAVLGVALFQTAREYSLSQSLIFSFAGGAGFTLALVLMASLRERLQLANVPTLVQGTALSLILAGLLSLTFMGFAGLGAGE; encoded by the coding sequence ATGAACGACTCCCTGAGCCTGATCTTCATCAGCACGCTGCTCGCCAACAACTTCGTGCTGGCGACCTTCCTCGGACTGTGCCCGTTCCTCGGCGTGTCGGGGCGCCTGGGTACGGCCTTCCCGATGGGCGTAGCGACGACGTTCGTGATGCTGGTGGCATCGCTGTGCGCCTATGGGCTGAACCTGCTGCTGAGCTATTTCCACCTCGACTTCCTGCGCCTCATCGCCTACATCGTGGTGATCGCCTCGTCGGTTCAGCTGGTGGAGATGGTGATGAAGAAATACAGCCCCGCGCTGTTCCGCGCGCTGGGCATCTATCTGCCGCTGATCACCACCAACTGCGCGGTGCTGGGTGTGGCGCTGTTCCAGACCGCGCGCGAATACAGCCTCTCGCAGTCGCTGATCTTCTCGTTCGCCGGCGGCGCGGGCTTCACGCTGGCGCTGGTGCTGATGGCCTCGCTGCGCGAGCGGCTACAGCTCGCCAACGTGCCGACACTGGTGCAGGGCACGGCGCTGTCGCTGATCCTCGCGGGTTTGTTGTCGCTGACCTTCATGGGCTTTGCCGGATTGGGAGCGGGAGAATGA
- a CDS encoding chemotaxis protein, producing MIYLKTVLIVFGLFAGWLVVRALARRFAARHPEFGALREEGEGCGCGNHRCGEAQCKRTAH from the coding sequence ATGATCTACCTCAAGACCGTATTGATCGTGTTCGGCCTGTTCGCGGGATGGCTGGTGGTACGTGCCCTCGCACGCCGTTTTGCTGCGCGTCACCCCGAGTTCGGCGCGCTGCGCGAGGAAGGCGAAGGCTGCGGCTGCGGCAACCACCGCTGCGGCGAAGCGCAGTGCAAGCGGACCGCGCACTGA